Proteins encoded within one genomic window of Setaria italica strain Yugu1 chromosome IV, Setaria_italica_v2.0, whole genome shotgun sequence:
- the LOC101780408 gene encoding probable DNA helicase MCM9 isoform X1 produces MSSSEKKKKEDEAQVGALAGFLQDSYSDNIHSILLDDDPSKLHFPLVIEFAELMDFDPKFAGKLYSYPDKYLSLLDKAARCVKGDMIEELGDLKHAASKKLVHVRIDVSGSPLEFPEASPSIGKVRANHMKKLITLKGTVIRSGGVKMIERERYYMCKKCQHRFLLYPELEAGNRINLPALCPSESSRGCGSASFQFIEGTTVCRDYQEIKIQENVQLLGVGSIPRSMPVILMDDLVDNIKAGDDVIITGILSAKWSPDIKDVRSNLDPMLLANYVRRTNELKSDIDIPAETEEEFKHFWKKYRLTPLKGRNFILEGICPQIFGLFTVKLAVALTLIGGVQHVDASGTKVRGEPHMLLVGDPGTGKSQFLKFAAKLSSRSVITTGLGSTSAGLTVTAVKDGGEWMLEAGALVLADGGLCCIDEFDSMREHDRTTIHEAMEQQTISIAKAGLVTTLSSRTTVFGATNPKGQYDPDESLSVNTTLSGPLLSRFDIVLVLLDTQNSDWDKIVSSHILKENFDEKKDKTNASDVKWTLPKLRRWRPLMYINYVKRFKPVLTKEAERVISSYYQLQRRSGTHNAARTTVRMLESLIRLAQAHARLMFRNEVEQLDAIAAILCIESSTTTSPIVDIVGNALHSNFTDNPDEEYKTQEKEILKKLGLIEGSP; encoded by the exons atgtcgtcgtcggagaagaagaagaaggaggatgAAGCCCAGGTGGGTGCGCTTGCGGGCTTCCTCCAAGACTCCTACTCCGACAACATTCACAGcatcctcctcgacgacgacCCATCGAAGCTCCATTTCCCGCTCGTTATTGA ATTCGCGGAGCTTATGGACTTCGACCCCAAGTTCGCCGGGAAACTCTACTCCTATCCCGACAAGTACCTCTCCTTACTCGACAAGGCCGCTCGATGTGTGAAG GGTGATATGATCGAGGAATTGGGTGATTTGAAACACGCAGCATCGAAGAAGTTAGTGCACGTACGTATCGACGTCTCTGGATCACCGCTAGAATTCCCTG AGGCGTCCCCGAGTATTGGAAAGGTGAGGGCGAATCACATGAAGAAATTGATTACCCTGAAGGGAACTGTGATCAGATCGGGTGGCGTCAAGATGATTGAGCGAGAGAGGTATTACATGTGCAAGAAGTGTCAGCACAG ATTCCTGCTTTATCCTGAGCTGGAGGCTGGGAATCGTATAAACCTTCCTGCATTGTGTCCATCGGAG AGTTCAAGAGGATGTGGAAGTGCTTCTTTCCAGTTCATAGAAGGTACTACCGTCTGCCGTGATTACCAAGAAATCAAAATTCAAGAAAATGTACAACTTCTGGGTGTTGGATCTATACCCCGTTCGATGCCTGTAATTTTGATGGATGACCTTGTCGATAACATTAAAGCTGGAG ATGATGTCATTATTACGGGTATATTATCTGCCAAATGGTCTCCTGATATTAAGGATGTGCGATCCAATCTTGATCCTATGCTGCTTGCCAATTATGTGAG GAGAACAAATGAGCTGAAATCTGATATAGACATTCCTGCGGAAACTGAAGAGGAGTTTAAGCATTTCTGGAAAAAATACAGGCTTACTCCACTAAAAG GAAGAAACTTTATCTTGGAAGGCATCTGTCCTCAAATTTTTGGGCTATTCACTGTAAAGCTTGCAG TTGCTCTTACATTAATTGGTGGAGTGCAGCATGTTGATGCTTCTGGAACAAAGGTTCGTGGAGAACCCCATATGCTTCTTGTTGGTGATCCAG GTACTGGTAAATCTCAGTTTTTAAAGTTTGCTGCTAAATTGAGCAGCCGCTCTGTGATCACAACTGGCCTTGGAAGCACCAGTGCTGGTTTAACTGTTACAGCTGTCAAGGATGGAG GAGAGTGGATGCTTGAGGCTGGTGCTCTTGTTCTGGCTGATGGTGGTTTATGCTGCATTGATGAATTCGACAG CATGCGAGAGCACGACAGAACAACAATACATGAAGCCATGGAGCAACAGACAATAAGTATTGCAAAG GCTGGATTAGTCACAACACTCAGTTCAAGGACTACTGTCTTTGGTGCCACGAATCCAAAAGGGCAATATGACCCTGATGAAA GCTTATCTGTGAATACAACACTTTCAGGACCACTGTTGAGTAGATTTGATATAGTTCTTGTTCTCTTGGATACACAAAATTCTGATTGGGATAAAATAGTTTCATCTCATATATTGAAGGAG AATTTTGATGAAAAGAAAGACAAGACAAATGCTTCTGATGTAAAATGGACGCTCCCCAAGTTGAGAAGGTGGAGACCCTTGAT GTACATCAATTATGTAAAGCGGTTTAAACCAGTTTTGACAAAGGAGGCAGAAAGAGTTATCTCGAGCTATTATCAGCTTCAGAGAAGATCAGGAACACATAATGCAG CAAGAACAACGGTACGCATGCTTGAAAGTTTGATAAGGCTTGCACAAG CACATGCAAGGCTAATGTTCAGAAATGAGGTTGAACAACTAGACGCCATTGCTGCCATATTGTGCATTGAATCCTCCACGACAACATCTCCAATAGTGGACATTGTTGGAAATGCTCTGCACTCAAATTTTACAGATAACCCTGACGAAGAAT ATAAAACACAGGAGAAGGAGATCCTTAAGAAGCTTGGACTAATTGAAGGTTCCCCATAA
- the LOC101780408 gene encoding probable DNA helicase MCM9 isoform X3, with protein sequence MSSSEKKKKEDEAQVGALAGFLQDSYSDNIHSILLDDDPSKLHFPLVIEFAELMDFDPKFAGKLYSYPDKYLSLLDKAARCVKGDMIEELGDLKHAASKKLVHVRIDVSGSPLEFPEASPSIGKVRANHMKKLITLKGTVIRSGGVKMIERERFLLYPELEAGNRINLPALCPSESSRGCGSASFQFIEGTTVCRDYQEIKIQENVQLLGVGSIPRSMPVILMDDLVDNIKAGDDVIITGILSAKWSPDIKDVRSNLDPMLLANYVRRTNELKSDIDIPAETEEEFKHFWKKYRLTPLKGRNFILEGICPQIFGLFTVKLAVALTLIGGVQHVDASGTKVRGEPHMLLVGDPGTGKSQFLKFAAKLSSRSVITTGLGSTSAGLTVTAVKDGGEWMLEAGALVLADGGLCCIDEFDSMREHDRTTIHEAMEQQTISIAKAGLVTTLSSRTTVFGATNPKGQYDPDESLSVNTTLSGPLLSRFDIVLVLLDTQNSDWDKIVSSHILKENFDEKKDKTNASDVKWTLPKLRRWRPLMYINYVKRFKPVLTKEAERVISSYYQLQRRSGTHNAARTTVRMLESLIRLAQAHARLMFRNEVEQLDAIAAILCIESSTTTSPIVDIVGNALHSNFTDNPDEEYKTQEKEILKKLGLIEGSP encoded by the exons atgtcgtcgtcggagaagaagaagaaggaggatgAAGCCCAGGTGGGTGCGCTTGCGGGCTTCCTCCAAGACTCCTACTCCGACAACATTCACAGcatcctcctcgacgacgacCCATCGAAGCTCCATTTCCCGCTCGTTATTGA ATTCGCGGAGCTTATGGACTTCGACCCCAAGTTCGCCGGGAAACTCTACTCCTATCCCGACAAGTACCTCTCCTTACTCGACAAGGCCGCTCGATGTGTGAAG GGTGATATGATCGAGGAATTGGGTGATTTGAAACACGCAGCATCGAAGAAGTTAGTGCACGTACGTATCGACGTCTCTGGATCACCGCTAGAATTCCCTG AGGCGTCCCCGAGTATTGGAAAGGTGAGGGCGAATCACATGAAGAAATTGATTACCCTGAAGGGAACTGTGATCAGATCGGGTGGCGTCAAGATGATTGAGCGAGAGAG ATTCCTGCTTTATCCTGAGCTGGAGGCTGGGAATCGTATAAACCTTCCTGCATTGTGTCCATCGGAG AGTTCAAGAGGATGTGGAAGTGCTTCTTTCCAGTTCATAGAAGGTACTACCGTCTGCCGTGATTACCAAGAAATCAAAATTCAAGAAAATGTACAACTTCTGGGTGTTGGATCTATACCCCGTTCGATGCCTGTAATTTTGATGGATGACCTTGTCGATAACATTAAAGCTGGAG ATGATGTCATTATTACGGGTATATTATCTGCCAAATGGTCTCCTGATATTAAGGATGTGCGATCCAATCTTGATCCTATGCTGCTTGCCAATTATGTGAG GAGAACAAATGAGCTGAAATCTGATATAGACATTCCTGCGGAAACTGAAGAGGAGTTTAAGCATTTCTGGAAAAAATACAGGCTTACTCCACTAAAAG GAAGAAACTTTATCTTGGAAGGCATCTGTCCTCAAATTTTTGGGCTATTCACTGTAAAGCTTGCAG TTGCTCTTACATTAATTGGTGGAGTGCAGCATGTTGATGCTTCTGGAACAAAGGTTCGTGGAGAACCCCATATGCTTCTTGTTGGTGATCCAG GTACTGGTAAATCTCAGTTTTTAAAGTTTGCTGCTAAATTGAGCAGCCGCTCTGTGATCACAACTGGCCTTGGAAGCACCAGTGCTGGTTTAACTGTTACAGCTGTCAAGGATGGAG GAGAGTGGATGCTTGAGGCTGGTGCTCTTGTTCTGGCTGATGGTGGTTTATGCTGCATTGATGAATTCGACAG CATGCGAGAGCACGACAGAACAACAATACATGAAGCCATGGAGCAACAGACAATAAGTATTGCAAAG GCTGGATTAGTCACAACACTCAGTTCAAGGACTACTGTCTTTGGTGCCACGAATCCAAAAGGGCAATATGACCCTGATGAAA GCTTATCTGTGAATACAACACTTTCAGGACCACTGTTGAGTAGATTTGATATAGTTCTTGTTCTCTTGGATACACAAAATTCTGATTGGGATAAAATAGTTTCATCTCATATATTGAAGGAG AATTTTGATGAAAAGAAAGACAAGACAAATGCTTCTGATGTAAAATGGACGCTCCCCAAGTTGAGAAGGTGGAGACCCTTGAT GTACATCAATTATGTAAAGCGGTTTAAACCAGTTTTGACAAAGGAGGCAGAAAGAGTTATCTCGAGCTATTATCAGCTTCAGAGAAGATCAGGAACACATAATGCAG CAAGAACAACGGTACGCATGCTTGAAAGTTTGATAAGGCTTGCACAAG CACATGCAAGGCTAATGTTCAGAAATGAGGTTGAACAACTAGACGCCATTGCTGCCATATTGTGCATTGAATCCTCCACGACAACATCTCCAATAGTGGACATTGTTGGAAATGCTCTGCACTCAAATTTTACAGATAACCCTGACGAAGAAT ATAAAACACAGGAGAAGGAGATCCTTAAGAAGCTTGGACTAATTGAAGGTTCCCCATAA
- the LOC101780408 gene encoding probable DNA helicase MCM9 isoform X2: protein MSSSEKKKKEDEAQVGALAGFLQDSYSDNIHSILLDDDPSKLHFPLVIEFAELMDFDPKFAGKLYSYPDKYLSLLDKAARCVKGDMIEELGDLKHAASKKLVHVRIDVSGSPLEFPEASPSIGKVRANHMKKLITLKGTVIRSGGVKMIERERYYMCKKCQHRFLLYPELEAGNRINLPALCPSESSRGCGSASFQFIEGTTVCRDYQEIKIQENVQLLGVGSIPRSMPVILMDDLVDNIKAGDDVIITGILSAKWSPDIKDVRSNLDPMLLANYVRRTNELKSDIDIPAETEEEFKHFWKKYRLTPLKGRNFILEGICPQIFGLFTVKLAVALTLIGGVQHVDASGTKVRGEPHMLLVGDPGTGKSQFLKFAAKLSSRSVITTGLGSTSAGLTVTAVKDGGEWMLEAGALVLADGGLCCIDEFDSMREHDRTTIHEAMEQQTISIAKAGLVTTLSSRTTVFGATNPKGQYDPDESLSVNTTLSGPLLSRFDIVLVLLDTQNSDWDKIVSSHILKENFDEKKDKTNASDVKWTLPKLRRYINYVKRFKPVLTKEAERVISSYYQLQRRSGTHNAARTTVRMLESLIRLAQAHARLMFRNEVEQLDAIAAILCIESSTTTSPIVDIVGNALHSNFTDNPDEEYKTQEKEILKKLGLIEGSP, encoded by the exons atgtcgtcgtcggagaagaagaagaaggaggatgAAGCCCAGGTGGGTGCGCTTGCGGGCTTCCTCCAAGACTCCTACTCCGACAACATTCACAGcatcctcctcgacgacgacCCATCGAAGCTCCATTTCCCGCTCGTTATTGA ATTCGCGGAGCTTATGGACTTCGACCCCAAGTTCGCCGGGAAACTCTACTCCTATCCCGACAAGTACCTCTCCTTACTCGACAAGGCCGCTCGATGTGTGAAG GGTGATATGATCGAGGAATTGGGTGATTTGAAACACGCAGCATCGAAGAAGTTAGTGCACGTACGTATCGACGTCTCTGGATCACCGCTAGAATTCCCTG AGGCGTCCCCGAGTATTGGAAAGGTGAGGGCGAATCACATGAAGAAATTGATTACCCTGAAGGGAACTGTGATCAGATCGGGTGGCGTCAAGATGATTGAGCGAGAGAGGTATTACATGTGCAAGAAGTGTCAGCACAG ATTCCTGCTTTATCCTGAGCTGGAGGCTGGGAATCGTATAAACCTTCCTGCATTGTGTCCATCGGAG AGTTCAAGAGGATGTGGAAGTGCTTCTTTCCAGTTCATAGAAGGTACTACCGTCTGCCGTGATTACCAAGAAATCAAAATTCAAGAAAATGTACAACTTCTGGGTGTTGGATCTATACCCCGTTCGATGCCTGTAATTTTGATGGATGACCTTGTCGATAACATTAAAGCTGGAG ATGATGTCATTATTACGGGTATATTATCTGCCAAATGGTCTCCTGATATTAAGGATGTGCGATCCAATCTTGATCCTATGCTGCTTGCCAATTATGTGAG GAGAACAAATGAGCTGAAATCTGATATAGACATTCCTGCGGAAACTGAAGAGGAGTTTAAGCATTTCTGGAAAAAATACAGGCTTACTCCACTAAAAG GAAGAAACTTTATCTTGGAAGGCATCTGTCCTCAAATTTTTGGGCTATTCACTGTAAAGCTTGCAG TTGCTCTTACATTAATTGGTGGAGTGCAGCATGTTGATGCTTCTGGAACAAAGGTTCGTGGAGAACCCCATATGCTTCTTGTTGGTGATCCAG GTACTGGTAAATCTCAGTTTTTAAAGTTTGCTGCTAAATTGAGCAGCCGCTCTGTGATCACAACTGGCCTTGGAAGCACCAGTGCTGGTTTAACTGTTACAGCTGTCAAGGATGGAG GAGAGTGGATGCTTGAGGCTGGTGCTCTTGTTCTGGCTGATGGTGGTTTATGCTGCATTGATGAATTCGACAG CATGCGAGAGCACGACAGAACAACAATACATGAAGCCATGGAGCAACAGACAATAAGTATTGCAAAG GCTGGATTAGTCACAACACTCAGTTCAAGGACTACTGTCTTTGGTGCCACGAATCCAAAAGGGCAATATGACCCTGATGAAA GCTTATCTGTGAATACAACACTTTCAGGACCACTGTTGAGTAGATTTGATATAGTTCTTGTTCTCTTGGATACACAAAATTCTGATTGGGATAAAATAGTTTCATCTCATATATTGAAGGAG AATTTTGATGAAAAGAAAGACAAGACAAATGCTTCTGATGTAAAATGGACGCTCCCCAAGTTGAGAAG GTACATCAATTATGTAAAGCGGTTTAAACCAGTTTTGACAAAGGAGGCAGAAAGAGTTATCTCGAGCTATTATCAGCTTCAGAGAAGATCAGGAACACATAATGCAG CAAGAACAACGGTACGCATGCTTGAAAGTTTGATAAGGCTTGCACAAG CACATGCAAGGCTAATGTTCAGAAATGAGGTTGAACAACTAGACGCCATTGCTGCCATATTGTGCATTGAATCCTCCACGACAACATCTCCAATAGTGGACATTGTTGGAAATGCTCTGCACTCAAATTTTACAGATAACCCTGACGAAGAAT ATAAAACACAGGAGAAGGAGATCCTTAAGAAGCTTGGACTAATTGAAGGTTCCCCATAA